Proteins co-encoded in one Yamadazyma tenuis chromosome 1, complete sequence genomic window:
- the HIS5 gene encoding histidinol-phosphate transaminase (COG:E; BUSCO:EOG09262K9A; EggNog:ENOG503NV21), whose protein sequence is MVDLDKLIRPNILTLEPYRCARDDYKVGVLLDANENTHGPALTEVSELEDSLELNRYPDPHQHELKKNIVDFRNSQPNVHLNQSSPRLGVENLCLGVGSDESIDMLLRCVCTPGQDKLLTCPPTYGMYSICAVMNDVPVVKVPLTFPEFQLDVDAVARTVESDPQIKLVYLTSPGNPTGKLIKVDLVLDLLRRLANQNALVIVDEAYVDFTLGEDDEHSQSMSTLVNQYDNLVVFQTLSKSFGLAGIRLGITYCSKQLSYFLNAMKYPYNISSLTSSVALRATSTGLKVMRKYVDKIKKERAQLIENLSNIEGVGRNIGGLDSNFFLLEILDKNGVPSNELAHELYTKLASIDQVVVRFRGKELNCTGALRISVGTAAENTVLVSKFASALKELR, encoded by the coding sequence ATGGTAGACTTAGACAAGCTCATTAGACCCAATATCTTGACGTTGGAACCCTACAGATGTGCAAGAGATGACTACAAGGTCGGAGTACTCCTTGATGCCAACGAAAACACCCACGGCCCCGCGTTGACAGAGGTGTCGGAGCTTGAAGATTCACTTGAGCTCAATCGGTACCCAGATCCTCACCAACacgaattgaagaagaacatcGTGGACTTCCGAAACTCTCAGCCCAACGTCCACTTGAACCAGTCCTCGCCGAGGTTGGGGGTGGAAAATCTCTGTCTCGGAGTCGGTTCTGATGAGAGTATCGATATGCTCTTGCGATGCGTTTGCACTCCAGGACAAGATAAGTTACTCACATGTCCACCAACTTATGGAATGTATTCCATTTGTGCAGTGATGAACGATGTGCCAGTGGTCAAGGTTCCCCTAACTTTCCCGGAGTTCCAGCTCGATGTCGATGCAGTGGCGAGGACAGTGGAGTCTGATCCAcaaatcaagttggtatACTTGACGTCTCCAGGAAATCCTACAGGAAAGTTGATTAAAGTCGATTTGGTTCTTGACCTTTTACGCCGTTTGGCCAACCAGAACGCCTTGGTGATTGTGGATGAGGCCTATGTCGACTTCACGCTTGGTGAAGACGACGAACACAGCCAGTCGATGTCTACGTTGGTCAACCAATACGacaatttggtggtgttccAGACGTTATCGAAATCGTTCGGTTTAGCAGGTATTCGGTTGGGAATCACCTACTGTTCCAAACAATTGTCATACTTCTTGAACGCAATGAAGTATCCCTATAACATCTCGAGTTTGACGTCGTCGGTTGCGCTTAGAGCCACAAGCACGGGCTTAAAGGTTATGCGCAAGTATGTTGATaaaatcaagaaggaaaGAGCACAGTTAATTGAAAACTTGCTGAACATCGAGGGAGTAGGTAGAAATATTGGAGGGTTagactccaacttctttttgCTTGAGATCCTCGACAAGAATGGTGTGCCCTCCAATGAATTAGCTCATGAGTTATACACGAAGCTCGCTTCTATTGATCAAGTGGTGGTGAGATTCCGAGGAAAAGAGTTGAACTGTACAGGAGCGTTGCGGATTTCGGTGGGTACTGCTGCCGAAAACACCGTGTTGGTTAGTAAGTTTGCTTCTGCCCTTAAAGAGTTGCGGTAA